Proteins encoded within one genomic window of Streptomyces rubradiris:
- a CDS encoding chaplin gives MKNLKKAAAVTMVAGGLVAAGAGIASADSGAAGRAAGSPGAVSGNVVQVPVHVPVNAVGNSVNVIGVLNPAFGNLGVNS, from the coding sequence GTGAAGAACCTGAAGAAGGCAGCGGCCGTGACGATGGTGGCGGGTGGCCTGGTGGCCGCCGGCGCGGGGATCGCCTCCGCCGACAGCGGCGCCGCCGGCCGGGCCGCCGGGTCCCCGGGTGCCGTCTCGGGCAACGTCGTCCAGGTGCCGGTGCACGTCCCGGTGAACGCGGTCGGCAACAGCGTGAACGTCATCGGCGTACTGAACCCGGCCTTCGGTAACCTCGGCGTCAACAGCTGA
- a CDS encoding response regulator translates to MGEPIKVLLVDDHQVVRRGLRTFLEVQDDIEVVGEAADGAEGVARAEELRPDVVLLDVKMPGMDGIDALRRLRELGNPARVLIVTSFTEQRTVVPALRAGAAGYVYKDVDPDALAGAIRSVHAGHVLLQPEVADALLAREEAGGGQGRGGSLTEREREVLGLIADGRSNREIARALVLSEKTVKTHVSNILMKLDLADRTQAALWAVRHGVAG, encoded by the coding sequence GTGGGTGAACCGATCAAGGTGCTGCTGGTCGACGACCACCAGGTCGTCCGCCGGGGCCTGCGCACCTTCCTTGAGGTGCAGGACGACATAGAGGTCGTCGGCGAGGCCGCCGACGGCGCCGAGGGAGTCGCCCGCGCCGAGGAACTGCGGCCCGACGTCGTCCTCCTGGACGTCAAGATGCCGGGTATGGACGGCATCGACGCGCTGCGCAGACTGCGCGAACTCGGCAACCCCGCGCGCGTGCTGATCGTCACGAGCTTCACCGAGCAGCGCACGGTCGTCCCGGCCCTGCGCGCGGGCGCCGCCGGCTACGTCTACAAGGACGTGGACCCCGACGCCCTCGCCGGTGCCATCCGCTCCGTGCACGCCGGGCACGTCCTGCTCCAGCCCGAGGTCGCCGACGCCCTGCTCGCCCGGGAGGAGGCGGGCGGCGGACAGGGCAGGGGAGGCTCGCTCACCGAGCGGGAGCGCGAGGTGCTCGGCCTGATCGCGGACGGCCGCTCCAACCGGGAGATAGCCCGCGCCCTCGTCCTGTCCGAGAAGACCGTCAAGACGCACGTCTCGAACATCCTGATGAAGCTCGACCTGGCCGACCGCACCCAGGCCGCGCTGTGGGCCGTACGCCACGGCGTGGCCGGCTGA
- a CDS encoding GAF domain-containing sensor histidine kinase, translated as MSQGPRSGLAAVSSALLAMSRHLEVRDVLKTIVASARELLDAQYAALGVPDDHGGFAQFVVDGVSEEQWRAIGPLPRQHGILAAMLHEAKAERLADVRKDPRFEGWPDAHPDLADFLGLPIRDGEEVIGALFLANKRCPKPEGSCGFTQDDEELLSILAQHAAIALTNARLYERSRELTIAEERSRLAHELHDAVSQKLFSLRLTAQAAAALVDRDPARAKGELHQVASLAAEAADELRAAVVELRPAALEEDGLVATLRTQIQVLDRAHTARVTFTGAGLRALPAAQEEAMLRVAQEALHNALRHSGAAHVDVSVQRRGCGAVLRVTDDGGGFDPTAVRRAGRHLGLVSMRDRAGGVGGSLTVESAPGKGTTIEMEVPGG; from the coding sequence ATGAGTCAAGGCCCCCGGTCCGGCCTCGCCGCGGTCAGCTCCGCGCTGCTGGCCATGAGCAGGCATCTGGAGGTGCGCGACGTGCTCAAGACGATCGTCGCCTCCGCCCGCGAACTGCTCGACGCGCAGTACGCCGCCCTCGGCGTCCCCGACGACCACGGCGGCTTCGCCCAGTTCGTCGTCGACGGCGTCAGCGAGGAGCAGTGGCGTGCCATCGGCCCGCTCCCGCGCCAGCACGGCATCCTCGCCGCGATGCTGCACGAGGCGAAGGCCGAGCGCCTCGCCGACGTGCGCAAGGACCCCCGCTTCGAGGGCTGGCCGGACGCCCACCCCGACCTGGCCGACTTCCTGGGCCTGCCGATCAGGGACGGCGAGGAGGTCATCGGGGCGCTCTTCCTCGCGAACAAGCGCTGCCCCAAGCCGGAGGGAAGCTGCGGCTTCACCCAGGACGACGAGGAACTGCTCTCCATCCTCGCCCAGCACGCCGCCATCGCCCTCACCAACGCCCGGCTCTACGAGCGCAGCCGCGAACTGACCATCGCCGAGGAGCGCTCCCGCCTCGCCCACGAACTGCACGACGCGGTCAGCCAGAAGCTGTTCTCGCTGCGCCTGACGGCCCAGGCCGCGGCGGCGCTCGTCGACCGCGACCCCGCCCGCGCCAAGGGCGAACTGCACCAGGTGGCCTCGCTCGCCGCCGAGGCCGCCGACGAACTGCGCGCCGCTGTCGTGGAGTTGCGGCCCGCCGCGCTGGAGGAGGACGGCCTCGTCGCCACCCTGCGCACCCAGATACAGGTCCTCGACCGCGCCCACACCGCCCGCGTCACCTTCACCGGCGCCGGCCTGCGCGCCCTGCCCGCGGCCCAGGAGGAGGCCATGCTCCGGGTCGCCCAGGAGGCTTTGCACAACGCCCTGCGGCACTCCGGCGCGGCACACGTGGACGTCAGCGTGCAGCGGCGCGGCTGCGGCGCCGTCCTGCGCGTCACCGACGACGGCGGCGGCTTCGACCCCACGGCGGTCCGCCGCGCCGGCCGCCACCTCGGCCTGGTCTCCATGCGGGACCGGGCCGGCGGGGTCGGCGGCTCGCTGACCGTGGAATCGGCGCCCGGCAAGGGCACCACGATCGAGATGGAGGTCCCCGGTGGGTGA